One part of the Ailuropoda melanoleuca isolate Jingjing chromosome 6, ASM200744v2, whole genome shotgun sequence genome encodes these proteins:
- the PLSCR4 gene encoding phospholipid scramblase 4 encodes FLNTGAPGLAVPPPAGYPGGLPVGYYSPQQPYAFPSYQLPGGIHPIQYQPGKYHMPNQPVPITWMPGPALMPNCPPGLEYLTQLDNIHVLQHFEPLEMMTSFETNNRYDIKNNLDQMVYIVTEDTDDFRNAYRTLRPFVLRVTDFMGREIMTMQRPFRCTCCCLCCPSSRQELEVQCPPGVTIGFVAEHWNLCRAVYSLQSEKRENVMRVRGPCSTYGCGSDSVFEVKSLDGMSNIGSIIRKWNGLLSAMGDADHFEIHFPLDLDVKMKAMIFGACFLIDFMYFERSPPQNSSR; translated from the exons tttttgaatACAGGAGCCCCTGGACTAGCTGTCCCTCCACCTGCAGGCTACCCAGGAGGCTTGCCTGTGGGATACTACAGTCCGCAGCAGCCCTATGCCTTCCCCTCGTACCAGCTACCTGGTGGTATCCATCCTATCCAGTACCAGCCTGGCAAATATCATATGCCAAATCAACCTGTTCCAATCACATGGATGCCAGGGCCTGCTCTTATGCCAAACTGTCCTCCTGGTCTGGAATACTTAACCCAG TTGGACAACATACACGTCCTTCAGCATTTTGAGCCTCTGGAAA tgatgacatcttttgaaactaataatagatATGATATTAAAAACAACCTGGACCAAATGGTTTACATCGTAACTGAAGACACAGATGACTTCAGAAATGCTTATCGGACACTAAGGCCCTTTGTCCTCCGGGTCACCGACTTTATGGGCCGAGAAATCATGACAATGCAGAGACCTTTCAGATGCACCTGCTGTTGCCTCTGTTGTCCCTCCTCCAGGCAAGAG CTGGAGGTGCAGTGCCCTCCCGGTGTCACCATTGGCTTTGTCGCGGAGCACTGGAACCTGTGCAGGGCGGTGTACAGCCTCCAAAGCGAGAAGAGAGAGAACGTGATGAGAGTACGTGGGCCGTGTTCCACCTACGGCTGTGGTTCTGATTCGGTTTTTGAg GTCAAATCCCTTGATGGCATGTCCAACATCGGCAGTATTATTAGGAAGTGGAACGGTCTGTTATCAGCAATGGGTGATGCTGACCACTTTGAAATTCACTTCCCGTTAGACCTGGATGTGAAGATGAAAGCCATGATTTTTGGAGCTTGCTTCCTCATT gacttcatgtattttgaaagatCTCCACCAcaaaattcatcaagataa